GAGTATGTCTCTGCTAAGCTACTGCCTATTACAGCTACATcttatttaataatattagtTAGCTTAAAGTTTGTGATATTGAACATTGAATATACAGCTAACGCAACGGTGGTCAACGCGAGGAGATAGGAAGAGAGCAAGCCAAAGGAGAGATGCACTGTTTGGATGGCGTGATCAAGGGGTGGAGTATGAAACTAATGCTGGGTTGCTGTTGGACAACCTTAGAGTGGGCAATTCATGGCATTTGGCGACGATAGAGCCCGGTAATGCCGCTGCTCAGAGTCGGTTTCAAGATAACTCGGCGTTAGACTTCGAATGGGGAAGGCCGAATGTGGTAATACCGATCCTGCTTGGCCTAACATCTAAGCAGAATGCCCTAAAGTTCGGCCAGTGGTAGCGGCCATTCCTGCCAATAACACCGGAGCCCACTGCATGATATTTAGTGAACTTCGGTATTTAGGGTCACAAGAGCGAGCAAGAAGTTGCCCCCTGGCCGCTACGTACTTAATCTCAGGGTTACGGGTCACTTTCAACCGCGGCCCTCCGACGGTACATCATTGACGATTGAGGGAACACGACGTCAAATTGTGACGATAAACATGGGCTGGGGGTGTCATGGGAAGTCTGATTCTAAGCAAGTAATCTTTCTCCGAAATCCGAAGGACAATTTCCCCAAAAGCGTTAGGAAATGTCGTGGAAAGGATGCAAGGCGTGGATGATGGAAGGCGCAATACCTGTGTAGTTATTGATGTATACTGAAAGGATAGAAGCAATGCAATGCGGAGGAATCCGATGATCAGATAAGTCTAGCGATCTTATACTCGATTGAATGAATTTTTTACACACGAAGAACTAAAGTAAGGTTGGTGGACTATGGCAACGGATCTTTTCTCGCATAGTCAGCCACTCATATCGAGGGGTCAGCGCATGGATTTACCAATTTACTAACAAACTGCTGCTTTGGATTCACCGCCCCTACTTATCAAGGATGTAAGCACTCAAAGCACTCAAAACACCCAAAGACTGACTATGATGCATAGTAGGTTACGTAGTAAGGTGGTTATAAGATTGTGGCTGGTGAGAGATCCAGGGTCGGTGGAGGAGACCGAAAGTCTCTCGACAAGCAGTGAAGCCGGAATATTTTCCCGCACATCATATATTCGATGAACATTGTTCCGATCCTAAGGTTGGTGAGTGATCTAGTGGCAAAATATCAATCGAAAGAGTTCGGTTTACCTTACAACAAGGTCTGCTTTCGTCCCGATTACTCCTCTTCTGGTAGTTATAGTGCCCAGGTTGGTGAGACGGACGCCAGCGACGAGGGCTCTCATCTCGCATCTAACTttgaaggggaagaagctgTGGATCGGGAAACAGAGGagtgaaggaaaagagaacGTGGAACGAGCAACACCGGTATGGTGACTGGTATGGTCTCCGACTTGACCGCAATATTCAAGGCGATGAGATTCGAGGAATCCATCTTTATGTTCAACATAATGACGCTGGCCTAATGTTGGGATACTTTATGTGATTGAAGTTGCCCTACCGAACAAGATATTGGGATGCTGTTCTGAAAGATTGTTGAGCCAACCATGGACTAACGATCAGTCATGAACGTTGTTAAGAAGTCTTGGGACTACGCTTGGAAGTACCATGGTGGGGGTCACTTGCAATATGCGTACACTACAGCGAAATTTCAGGTACCAGATGCACTCAGCAAATGACTGGGAGTTCTATCTGGACGAATCCCAGAGGCTGTAtaaggagaatgaagaacaagagcgACAAGAGATCACTCATAGCTTCTATGGGACACTGGTACAGAAGAATGGGAAGTTCCTACACGAGGATTAAACTAATCAAGTATTAACTAACACATGCATTGTGGATGTATGTATTCCGTCCTAAGTGAACTAATAGTCAGACCGTAGAACCTTGGATatttataatagtataaCTTTTTACcataataataattactTGCTACAAGCATATAGCTACTTAGGTAGTAGCCTAGTAGGACATTTTGATATTAAAAGAATGTACTCTGCTGGTTGTTAGAAATAGTCTGCTGTCTAGGGTCCTTGAGGATCCAAGTATTCTCAATGGAGTAAAGTGAGATTAAGTTTACAATCTTGGACGGACGAACGTCAAATTAACTTGCAGAAGGAGTAGTAAGGTTCTTCACCAAGCCAACAGAAATAAGCTCTTGTAGGGCGCAATTGTGGGAGCCTAGAACACAGCCTTGGTTGTTCGACAATCCGATTTGTTGGTCGTGGGGCTGAGCACCATCTGCACGTGATTTATACGAGCTCAGCCACATTCAAGGATTCAGCTGAAGTCATGAATCATAATGAGAATATCTTGACTTGTCCTCCACAAACCTTCACTGATGTGAACTTGAACTCACCATCATAGTCTGCTTATTGCCCGCTCTGGGTGCCTAGAACATGTTCAGCGACCGGTCTGTTCGCTCCACCAAGTCAAAGGAAAAATGTTACACATGCCGACGGCAGCGGATCGTGTGTGATGCCGGGAAGCCATCGTGTATGCGATGCATATCCCGAGGCGTCGAATGTCTGGGATACTCGGCGACACCTATTCGCTGGGTAGCGCCTACGTCAACTCTTTCTTCGGAAGCCCCAACACCTTCCAACATTAGCCATATCAAAGGccaggaaaggagaaaacgAGGACGGCCGAAGCTATTCCTCATGCAGGCAGCGCCGCGGTCTTCCAAAGATGGATCAGATCCACAGCGGTCTGATGAAGAGCTCGAATCGCAGAAAGGTGCGCGTCGCGGAAGTACTAGCAGGACTGCAGCCGTACTGCCGAGCACTAACCTAATCACTACGGTCTGTCAGCCGGCGTACTCGTCTCTCGCTCGAGATCAAGTCCAACGATTCCTTGGTCACTTTTTCCGTATGACTACGATATGCAGAAGATGCTCCTAGAGTTCTCCCACTACTGTATGAGACGGCCGCAGTACAGCCTCGTTGATCTGAGAACTGACTTTCGCAGTCAACGACCACATCTGCCCGGAATTGGTCATTGTAGATTCCCCTCTCAACCCCCACCGCATGGATCTCGACATACTCCCCTACGTCCCCGATTTCTTGCTCAGTCTGGTGATTTCTGTTTCTGCAATACACCAAGTAATCCAGTCGCAGCCCAATTGGCATTCGATCACCCTGCATCGATCACGGGCCTTGCGCAATAAAGTACACCCTGGCGAACTGGAGCCTCTCCAGTCGTTTCAGCATCCGTTAAACTCCCTAATCTACAAGCACCGATCACGGTCGTTACGCGGATTGAATCAGTATTTGTCCgaagcaggagcagaggGGCCTGATCTGGTCTTCCATACCGTTACTGCCATGCTCATGTCCGAGGTATGCAACGCCTCTGTGTTTTGGAAGTCTGCGACTGACATGCGGGTATGGCCTTAGATTCAGAGATCAGCATTCTGCAACTGGAAAATCCATTTTGAAGGCCTGAAGAACATCATCGCATGTCAAGGGGGATTTGAAGTGCTTGTATCCACCAGACTCGGAAATCTTCGATATTCCTTAAGCCACTTCATGCTGTAAGTGTAAGTCCTCTCTTCCGTGATTGACCTATACTGATGGAAGATTCAGAGTGGATGTAATGAGCTCGGTCTTCATGGCTGCCTCCTGCTTGCCACTTGACACTCCGTCGCAGCTCAGATATATCGACTGGCTACCAGAGATCCACAGCGATGGACTGGAAAGTGGATTCCCATGCCCCGATGAACTCTTGGCCTGTATTATTCACACGAACAACCTCAGATTtattcttcatcatcatccctATGATGACATGGCGCATGTGAACAGTGCTATTAATGACCTGGTTCGCAATATCATCACGTTCTCTCCAACCACTTGGGCTGAACGGGCCTTGGAATCCTACAATGAGAGACTGGAAGAACGGGTGAACATGCAGCGACGGCGAAAGCGGTTGGACCTTGTTCCACGGCCAGTTGAGGGCGAAGGCTGGGCGGATCTTGCGTCTACATTCCAAGCAGCTACCTTGCTCTACTGCCTCAGAGCATTAGTCCTCAATCATGGAAAAGAGAGCATCCTTCAAGAGCTGTTGGGCAGCCTTTACGAGGGCCTAATCCCGGATGTTCAGTGCCTTGCCAGCGTTACTCTGAGCAACCTTCTTTATGTGCTTCATCCTTTGATGGATCAACCACTCCAGAAAGGCAGGTCAATGGGCCGGTTCTTGTTCTGGCCAGTGTTGATGGCGGGGCTGGAAAGTAACTGTAGCTATGAGGCGTTGTCCGAGAGGCCCTTCATTGTGAGGTCTTTGCAGGAGCTTTGTCGATGTCTGGGTGATATGAGCGCCCTTGATGCGGCAGTGTTCCTCCAGTCGGCTTGGAGCAGAGACGAGGAAAATCATTCCGGGAACCTGCACCGAGTGCGCACTTGGGACGAGCTTTTTGAGGGGGTGGGCTTGCACggtgtcttcttcttctaaGAACCAATACTCCAGGACGAATCGAGTACATAGAAGCACAGAGAAGCACATCAGAGGGCATAATTCATTCGCATCAATAACGATTGCGAATCTGGCAGGGTTACCCACGAGCCAAGTAAATCGGGGTTAGCGACGCACCAGCGGCAGAGAGTCGATCAAACGATAGGGCAGACTTTACACATCCCATGTATATTTACATGAGAGTATTAGAGATATTTTCGGCTCATCCCAATCGATTCGTTACGCAAAGCTACCATCCTCCGCGTCGGATATATATAAACATTCGTCTAGTCCAATATGCCAAGAGGATCCTTCACTGACCAATGAGGAATGTAGAATAGTGACTCAGATCTAGTCTCTCTTGATCACTTGAGGCTGCCAGTGTCTAATAAAGTCTACCTCTGCCAGTGCTGAGGCCAAGCTCTGAACTCCTCTCGGGATGGTCTTATCTCCCGTCTTTATCTCTGCTTATCTTTGTTTCCATCACTAAGTCGAACGCTGGATTCCGCGGAGATCGGTCACTCAGTCGCCATTAACTCATAACTCCCTGGGGCTGTTATCAAGAAGAATGCCACAGAAAGTTAAGCCTTTTGGATTCATTGACCAGTCAGAAGGTGGACAGATATCGGGTCGGTCTTGGCGGTGGCTTCGGAGATCCAAGATATGTCAGATCAGTGggagatacggagtagacaacGCCGGAATAGACAGGTTCCTGCTCGTTCTGACTCTGTCTCTCGCGAGCATGAATATAATGTTGTGCGGCTAACAGCTCGTGGCGTTGGCCTCCCGAAGTTCTAGCCATGGGAATCGCTCCCTGGTTGTCCTGCCGCCAGAGACGACTGGATTTGCCAGGACTGCCAGGATGCAGCATGCACTGGGGATTGGGATGttatctctctcttctcttccgaGTTTACTTGCTTCTGACACGGGTTGAATCTTTTCCACCTGTCTTGGCTGATCTGTCCATCCTTTCCGAGCTGCTTGGCATCCGTTCTGACTTGATTCTTTCATTCTGCATCTCCTAGGAGCTGAggtttcttctcttttcttttgctaAGAGTTTACCATCTCTGTGCAGATAAAAAGCCCTTGCTCCTTTCAAGATGGCTGGGACATTGGGTGCTTCAATCGAGGATCATCTCGCCTCTGGCCGTCTCGGTTGCACTATATCGTTGAATCCAAACCAAGCACACACATATCGAAGCAGTCTGAATCAAAACACGCTTTGCACGGGCTGTGATACAAGATGGAAATATTGAAGCTGGCATTTGCCAGCCCTGAGATCAACCCTGTCAACCACAAAGCACGGTCGATTCCCGTGCTGAATCCCGTTGATCGCTATGGGcgcgtcttcttcttctcctggtTTGGATTCATGGTGGCATTCCTCTCCTGGTATGCCTTTCCTCCACTGGTAAGTTAGCCTCGACCTCCATCATTGGCCCCCTCTGACCGGTACAGTTGAGCGTCACAATCAAGAAGGACCTGCATATGACACAAGATCAGGTCGCCAATTCCAATATTGTGGCTCTGCTGGGAACGTAAGTGACCTTGGACGGCCAGTCAGGTCTCTCGCTCACTGAACAGCCTACTCATGCGATTCATTGCCGGCCCCCTCTGCGATCGATTCGGGCCGCGATACGTCTTCGTGGGATGTCTCCTCGGCGGCGCCATCCCCACCGCCATGGCCGGACTAGTCACCTCTCCCCAAGGACTGATTGCCTTGCGGTTCTTCATCGGAATCCTCGGAGCAACCTTTGTGCCCTGTCAGGTCTGGTGCACGGGCTTCTTCGATAAGAACGTCGTGGGGACTGCCAACGCGCTGGCGGGGGGCTTCGGCaatggcggcggcggcatcACCTAGTATGTTTCTCCGCCTTGACTTTCTATGTGCAACGCTCACATCCCTCAGCTTCGTTATGCCTGCCATCTATGACTCCCTCGTTCACTCGCAAGGACTGACTCCACACCGCGCCTGGCGAGTTGCATACGTGGCCCCCTTCATCATTATCGTCACCCTCGCCCTGGCGATGCTTTTCCTCTGCGAGGATACCCCGACGGGAAAATGGTCTCAGCGGAACGACAACAACCCTGTAATGCAGAGCAATATCGTCGACCTCCACCGGCCCAGCGCATCCGGCACCCCGTCTAGCATTAATGTCTCCACCGTcccggagaagaagggtgtCGCCACGCCGCAGATTGTCGACACCGAAGCGCAACCGGTTATCGATATCAGCATTGCCAACAATGAGACGATTAAAAACCCAACGCTTCGAGAAGCACTGCGTGTGGCCTTCTCCCTGCCCACGCTGGCGCTCGCTCTGCCGTACGCCTGCTCCTTCGGCGCGGAGCTGGCCATCAACTCCATGCTCGGCGCGTACTATCTGAAGAACTTCCCCAGTCTGGGTCAGACCAAGTCCGGCCGGTGGGCTGCAATGTTCGGGCTGGTCAATGTC
The DNA window shown above is from Aspergillus fumigatus Af293 chromosome 1, whole genome shotgun sequence and carries:
- a CDS encoding Zn(II)2Cys6 transcription factor, which gives rise to MFSDRSVRSTKSKEKCYTCRRQRIVCDAGKPSCMRCISRGVECLGYSATPIRWVAPTSTLSSEAPTPSNISHIKGQERRKRGRPKLFLMQAAPRSSKDGSDPQRSDEELESQKGARRGSTSRTAAVLPSTNLITTVCQPAYSSLARDQVQRFLGHFFLNDHICPELVIVDSPLNPHRMDLDILPYVPDFLLSLVISVSAIHQVIQSQPNWHSITLHRSRALRNKVHPGELEPLQSFQHPLNSLIYKHRSRSLRGLNQYLSEAGAEGPDLVFHTVTAMLMSEVCNASVFWKSATDMRLRYIDWLPEIHSDGLESGFPCPDELLACIIHTNNLRFILHHHPYDDMAHVNSAINDLVRNIITFSPTTWAERALESYNERLEERVNMQRRRKRLDLVPRPVEGEGWADLASTFQAATLLYCLRALVLNHGKESILQELLGSLYEGLIPDVQCLASVTLSNLLYVLHPLMDQPLQKGRSMGRFLFWPVLMAGLESNCSYEALSERPFIVRSLQELCRCLGDMSALDAAVFLQSAWSRDEENHSGNLHRVRTWDELFEGVGLHGVFFF
- the nrtB gene encoding MFS transporter; this translates as MEILKLAFASPEINPVNHKARSIPVLNPVDRYGRVFFFSWFGFMVAFLSWYAFPPLLSVTIKKDLHMTQDQVANSNIVALLGTLLMRFIAGPLCDRFGPRYVFVGCLLGGAIPTAMAGLVTSPQGLIALRFFIGILGATFVPCQVWCTGFFDKNVVGTANALAGGFGNGGGGITYFVMPAIYDSLVHSQGLTPHRAWRVAYVAPFIIIVTLALAMLFLCEDTPTGKWSQRNDNNPVMQSNIVDLHRPSASGTPSSINVSTVPEKKGVATPQIVDTEAQPVIDISIANNETIKNPTLREALRVAFSLPTLALALPYACSFGAELAINSMLGAYYLKNFPSLGQTKSGRWAAMFGLVNVVFRPAGGFMADVIYRYTRSVWGKKVWLVCLGVCMGAAALAVGLLDPKREGLMFGLVVLMAFFIAASNGANFAIVPHVHPTANGIVSGFVGGMGNFGGIAFAIIFRYNGTHYDRALWIIGAIVAGVNICVSWIRPVPRT